A genomic segment from Capra hircus breed San Clemente chromosome 15, ASM170441v1, whole genome shotgun sequence encodes:
- the LOC108637636 gene encoding mitochondrial pyruvate carrier 2 gives MSAAGVRGLRATYHRVLDKVELLLPEKLRPLYNHPAGPRTVFFWAPIMKWGLVCAGLADMARPAEKLSTAQSAVLMATGFIWSRYSLVIIPKNWSLFAVNFFVGTAGASQLFRIWRYNQELKAKANK, from the coding sequence ATGTCAGCCGCCGGCGTCCGGGGCCTGCGGGCCACCTACCATCGGGTCCTTGATAAAGTGGAGCTCCTGCTGCCTGAGAAATTGAGGCCATTGTACAACCACCCGGCAGGTCCCAGAAcagtatttttctgggctccaattaTGAAATGGGGCCTGGTGTGTGCTGGATTGGCTGACATGGCCAGACCTGCAGAAAAACTCAGCACGGCTCAATCTGCTGTTTTGATGGCTACAGGCTTTATTTGGTCAAGATATTCACTTGTAATTATTCCAAAAAACTGGAGTCTATTTGCTGTTAATTTCTTTGTTGGGACAGCAGGAGCCTCTCAGCTCTTTCGTATTTGGAGATATAACCAAGAACTAAAAGCTAAAGCAAACAAATAA